Within the Bacillus sp. DX3.1 genome, the region CTACGTTCATGAAGTTGTTTTTCGGTTAAACGATAGATGATAACTCGTGTGAATAATTTTTTATCCCTTCCAATGTAAGCATTTTTCATTTCATAAACTTGCCCTGGTTGTAAGGTATTCATAATGTGTTCTAAATCGACTTTGATGTGTTGAGACTGTTTTTTAACTGTCCCATTTCGAAAGTATTCAGGAAACTCATTTTTGATATATACCATATTGTTTAATTTAAGCCGTGATATATAATACACACCACGTTGGTCCATTTGATCTAAATCTTCCAGTGAATAATAGCCTAAATCTCGAATACAGAGATCCCCTGGCCGCAAAGTCGTTAAACATTCTGTTCCAAAGGTCTTATCATTATTTTTCCCTGGTTCAACTTGAAAATTTAAAAACTGTCCACTATGTAAATCATATTCTAATTGAATCTTTATACCGGCTGTTTGGGCACAACCACCCGATCCAGGATACACGCTAGCTAAATGTTTCGGCACTTGGAAAATCGTTGCATCTAAAATACGAATTCGTTGAAAATAGGTTAATGATGAGCTTGAAATTACTGATGTTTCGCAAACTTTACTTTGCCATAATGCAGAAAAAATATGTTTTAAAAACTTAACAGCTTTTTTATTAAAGCGCTTATTGAGTCCTTCAGGACTCATGAGGATTCCTGTGGCTGCATGTAATTGGCTACATAATCGAACGAGAGAATCGCTCGCTATCCGTTGACTCACCCAAATACAAATTGTAGCTAATTCATTCCCTGAAAACTTTCGTTTTCTTTTCACAAAACCCAATTCTCTCGCGAGTTCTTCCAAAATAGAAGGTGTTAAATGTTGATGAAGCTCTTCAGCAAATAGTTGTAATTCATCTTGAATCGAGAGATTCATAAAAAACGTCATCCTTTCTCAATCAGCTTGTTTAGAAAGAATAACGTTTTTTTACACTTGAAGGTAG harbors:
- a CDS encoding IS4 family transposase — its product is MNLSIQDELQLFAEELHQHLTPSILEELARELGFVKRKRKFSGNELATICIWVSQRIASDSLVRLCSQLHAATGILMSPEGLNKRFNKKAVKFLKHIFSALWQSKVCETSVISSSSLTYFQRIRILDATIFQVPKHLASVYPGSGGCAQTAGIKIQLEYDLHSGQFLNFQVEPGKNNDKTFGTECLTTLRPGDLCIRDLGYYSLEDLDQMDQRGVYYISRLKLNNMVYIKNEFPEYFRNGTVKKQSQHIKVDLEHIMNTLQPGQVYEMKNAYIGRDKKLFTRVIIYRLTEKQLHERRKKQVYTESKKGITYSEKSKRLTGINIYITNTPWEIVPMEQVHDYYTLRWQIEIIFKTWKSLFQIHHWHDIKQERLECHVYGKLIAIFLCSSTMFKMRQLILQKKQKELSEYKAIGMIQDHLYILYQAIRENTQRITKILVRLFTLLQKNGRKSHRYEKKTVFDILGVVYEYNRLEKQKKAA